Below is a genomic region from Candidatus Paceibacterota bacterium.
TTTACCCGAAAAATGTCGTGAATAATTTTCAATACCGTTGCAGTACCCCACCTCACGAATCAAGGCGAGATCGTAATTGGTGCGACGTTTGAGGCGTTCAGCTTCTATAATTTTACCGTCTTTTTTTAATTCAGCTAGGCGGGTATCAAGCTCATGTTTTATATCTTCCACTGCTCGTAAACGCTCGTCTTCAGGAGTGACAAAATGTTTGGCCGGAAAAAGAAAAAATGCCTCGACATCCCCTGTGATACTTCGAGTAATGGGGTCAATCATAATTATTTTTCCAATGCGTGCTCCATCAAAACTAATTTTATAAATTACTCGTTCGTTGACAGGCATGATCTCGAGAGCATTTCCAAGGGCTCGAAAAGTAGATGGAGTGAGGTCGGCGTTAGTACGGGTAAAGTATAGTCCGATGAGCTTACGAATAAGCTCGGCACGATCTAATGACATGCCTCGGGAAAGTTTGACGTTTACTTTTTCATATTCCACTGGAGAACCTAGGCCGTAGATACATGAAACAGAAGCTACGATGATGACATCCTTACGCGTCAAAAGTGCTTGGGTAGAAGCGTGACGAAGGCGATCGATTTCCTCGTTGATCTGGGCCTCCTTCTCTATATATGTATCGCTGTGTGCAATGTAAGCCTCTGGCTGATAGTAGTCGTAGTATGAGACAAAATAATGTACGGCATTTTCGGGAAAAAATTCACGGTATTCTTGAGCGAGTTGGGCGGCCAGAGTCTTATTGTGGGCGATGACTAGAGTGGGTTTGTTGATCTGGGCTATCACATTGGCAGCGGTAAAAGTTTTTCCAGAGCCAGTCACACCCAGCAAGGTTTGATGGCGCATGCCCTTTTTCAATCCATCCACAAGGGATTCGATGGCTTTTGGCTGATCGCCAGCCGGCTTAAAACCAGTGAATATTTTGAACTTTCCTTTATCTTTCATCCTATAACTATACTGTAAAATAGCCGGCCCACACATTGACAAAGTGACTAAAATTTGTTATTAAATGATTAGAAGAAATCAGAGAAATTTGAAATGGAGTAACCATGAAAAAATTAAATGCTTTAGTCTGTTTGGTTTTCAGAGAGAACCCTGAGCGGACAAGGCAGGTGAAGGTGGATCTGGGGAGCAATCCTCACATTCAGAGCCTGGACATCACAAACCACCGTTGCGCCCTTCAGAAATTTGCCGAGGACCGACAAAAGAAAGATGTGATCATCATCGAGTATGCTGGCCCTGAGAGTCCGTCCCAGACGGTACTCAGTGTTGCAACCTTGCAAAACAAAGCTGAGTGGATTCTCGTCCTAAAGCGAGGGCCTCACAGTGCGGAACGCTTCGTGCAGACAGCGACGGGACCAAAGGTCCTTGAGCTTGGCATCAACGCGTTTGGAAGCGGCACGCTCACGCCCCCTGAAAAGGATGTGTGGGATATCGGGGCAATTATCGACGTCCTGCCGAGTCTGCTTTTCCCGGCGGCTTCAAAAAGGCCTGCCAAAAAAGGCTTGCTCCGATCGGGGCCAGCTATGCTGGCTTACAGTCACAAATTCCCCAGGTTCAAATTTGGACCCCGCAAGTAAACCAAAACAAAGAGGAGAAAAAAATGAAAGACAGGAAAGAAGTAAACGTTTTGGTTCTCTGCGAAAATCACGGGATACACAGGGAGTTAATCAGCTCGGCTGAAGAAAATAACGAGTTTGCTCGGGTTTTCTATGATGGGGCTGCCCAGCCCTGTCATCATGATGCTTGTACCCACCTCATTGATCGGTTGGTCTGGAACTTTGATGTTCCAACCTCGCCGGAACAGGCTTTTCGTGATTTTTATATCTCGCGACTAGCCCCATTTGACATGGTGGTCATCACATCCGCCGACGAGCCTCAGCATGGGTATGCGAGGGAGATCGGGGAAATGATCATATCCCTCCGGCATGCTGGCGAGCTCTTCAGGCTCACCAATAAACCAGCGCAGAAATCCTTTGCGACGGGACCAGTCATGGTACGAAATCTGCACCGGCAAAGTTACCTTGACTCGGAAAAAAACCGGCTGGATTGGAGAAAACTCCTCAAGGTGTTTGGCGCCGTCTATGACGCGCGCCGGTACCGAGCGGAGGAAAACCTATATCAGGCGACCAGCCTGTGCTGATCAAAGAGCTAACCAAACCCCTGCAATCTCGACACCTGACAAAAAATCAGAACATCGAGACTGCAGGGGTTTTTTATTTAAATTTTTAATATTTTTTATATTTTATTTTTTGTATACTCTCCCAAAAAACTTTTTTTATACTCCTCAAAATTTTCATCTAGAATAGACTGACGAATTTTTTTTACTAAATTGATAATAAAATATAAATTGTGAATGGATGAAAGGGTGGCGGCCAACATTTCCTTAGAACGAAAAAGATGCGAGATATACGCACGGGTATAGTGCTGACAGGTATAGCATTGGCAACCCTCATCTATAGGCGAAAAATCCTCAACAAAACGGGCATTGCCCATATTTATTTTTCCTTGCCGAGTAAAAAGAGTGCCTGATCGAGCATTGCGAGTCGGAGCCACGCAATCAAAAAGATCACAGCCATTTTCCACGGCCATAAAAAGATCTTCAGGTTCACCGATACCAAGAAGATGCCGAGGTTTGTCCTCTGGCAAAATATTGTTGACCCATTGCACCGCTGTAGACATGTCTTCCTTGGCAAAAGAACCTCCGATACCAAAACCATCAAAGCCTTCACCTTCGCCTGGCAAACCAAAACCCACCTTCATCTCCCCTATTATTTTGGCACTTTCTTTGCGTAAATCTTCGAAGCGGCCGCCTTGAATGATACCGAAAAGAGCTTGCCTCGAAGAATTTCCTTGAGACTTATGATATTCAAGAGAGGCTCGAGCCCAGCGATGAGTCCGATCTAAAGCTTCGCGCTGGTAAGCAAAAGGTTCGTTGGGCGAGGTACATTCATCAAAAGCAAAAATCATGTCCGCACCGATATTGTGTTGGATTTCAATAGAACGGCGAGGGGTAATGTAGTGCATTGACCCATCGATATGAGATTTGAAGGTTACACCCATCTCATCAATCACGGCTATTTTGGGAGCGAGCTCTTCTGGGGCTTCAGCAAGAAGCGGTGTCCTCCGCAACTGCTTTTCTGTTTCATCGATATCGACATCCTTGCCGGTAATTTTAGAAATATTTTTTCCATACGCTGCCCCCAAGGAAAAAACCTGGAACCCACCCGAGTCTGTCATGGTCGGACCAGACCACTGCATCCACTTACCGAGACCGCCGGCTTTTTTGATCAAAGGGTCTCCGGGCTGAAGATATAGATGGTAGGTGTTGGCAAGGACTACTTGGGCTCCGAGCTGAGATACTTGCTCTGGAGTGAGAGCTTTGACGGTGGCTTTGGTGCCCACTGTCACAAAAGCAGGTGTCTCTATCTGACCATGAGGCGTGTCAATCGTTCCAGCTCGCCCTAGCGTGCCGGCTAATTTTTTTTCTATATTAAAAGTGAGCGGCTTGTCAGAACGCTTCTGTTTTTGCATTGTATTTCTTTATACCATATTTATGCTCTTTTGCATGATTTTTTATTAAAAACCACCCCGAAAATATCGAGGTGGAATTTGCGCCGAAGCGCTGAAAGACCTGACTACTGCGACGGAACGTACGCGTGTGGAAGTTTTGGAGCCAAGCTCGCAGCAACTCCTGCACTATTTGTAATACCGTCTACTGAGACAGTGAAGACTCCGTCCAGTAAATGAAAGAACGATAAGAGGGTGTGCTCGAAGGCCGAAAAGATTTCCGGCACAAGCAAGCGAATGACAATGAGACCGATACCAAGGCCAATGGCTCTGAAAATATTCATGAGCTTTTTATTGAGGGTCTTGGAAGGTTTTGCCGACAAACAAAACCCTTTGGCTAATTGCCAAACTCTCCCTCTTTGGTGAGCACCTTTGGTACTTGCGCTAATAGAGATGGTCACGAAAGAGAGTCGTTCTACTCTTTGTCAATGACCTTTACGAGTTAAAAATAGCATACTTTTAGTAAAAATGCAATAACCTGGATAGTTCAAAAAAATAAAAACACTGGGCTCGTACCCACTCTGCCTGAATACTCAAGTTCTATCTGGCAGCAGGGAAACGTCGCCCAGTGTTTTTATTTTTTTGAACTTACTTTATACCAACAACTTGCACATCGAAAATCAGAGTGGCGTTTGGAGGTATGATGACCTTGCCGCCAGAGGTAACACCTTGAGCACCATAAGCCTGGTCAGGAGTCAAAACGAGATGGCGTTTGTCACCCACCTTCATACCAATGAGGCCTTCATCCCAACCCTTGATCACCTGCCCTGCCCCAACAGTAAAAATAAAGGGCTGGCCACGGGGAATGGAACTGTCAAAGACTGTCCCATCCTGGAGCATGCCTGTATATTGGACGGCAATGGTGTCTCCGGATTGAACTGTCCGATTGTCAGTAGCGGCTGAGCTAGTAGCGTTCTGATCAGCGACTGTAGATGAAGCGGCTAAATATTGATTTGGATTTTGATTATTCATAGTGAAAGGATTTGTTTGACGTGAAGTAAAAGTAATAAAAAAAACAAGGCCAGCCATGACGGCTATACCAACGACTATTGCAATATATTCATTTGTGGATAATTTTTTCATGGAAATATTATAGCATAGCCATCAAGGTTGTGGAGTAAACTCCACGCCTTTTTTAATAAAAGCCAAAATCTTAGCGGTGTCTGTATCCCGGTTTGTACTTTTCAAAATCACAATGGCTAGATTTCTTTTACCTCCGCGAGCTAGATCTACATTGAAAAGAGAAACGGTGGTCTGACCGGAAGAGGCATCAATATAGCCATTTTTACCCCCAAGAAAATTAGTGTACTGCAACATTTTATTTGGATTGCTCCAGTTGTGCTTGAGGGTCGCAAATTGACGGATCCGCGTCATGTCATAAAGGCTCGGCCAATTTTGCCAAATGTAGCGGCCGAGCTTAAAAAGGTCCGTCACCGTAGACTGATTTTTAGCTGAAAGGCCACTCGGGTCATCGTAATACGTATCCTTCATGTCGAGCTCAGCTGCTTTTTGATTCATCAATGTCATAAAGGCATCTCGTCCATAGTCATCAGCAAAAACTTCTGCTCCTACATTACTAGACTCTATCAATAGAGGGTACATGAGATCCCCCGTATTTATTTTTTCTCCGAGATGGAGCTCTCCTTCAGTACCATACGTATTATAGGCCTGCTGGGAGACGGTAGCCTCGTGGTGCAAATCCCCTTTTTCTTCCATGATCACAGCCGTCATGAGCTTACTGACCGAAGCCATTGGAGATCGGAAAGTTTCATTTTTTTGAAAAACAACATCACCAGTATCAATGTCGCCGACAAGATACGCTGCCGCACTGACTGATGGCAAAGATACATTGGCAGCCAGACTGTACGTACCTGTGGCGCCATCATCCGAGCCTATGGCCAATCTTTGATTGCTTTTTTCTGCTGGTGTGAGGGGTCTGGCAGCTTGGTCAGTCGTCTGTCCTGCAATTTGATTGTCAGAGCCGCTCTCTCGTCTCGCAGCCACTAGGGCGCCATAACCGACAGAAATGCTACCAAAGATAATGGAGCCAAGAGTGGCTCCGATGAGGACCGCACAAAAAGCCCAGAAGGCGTAGGAGGATTGAGTAGATTCTTTGGGTGGCTGCACCAGAACAATTTTTGGTTTAGCTTCCATTTTTTTCCAAAAATCCGCACTCTTTGGAGCTCCCAGGTTCATAAACCTTGGCTGGTCTGGATTTTCAATTTTTTTCTCCATAGGGACATTATATCAGAGCTTTTTGATATTCAACTCCCCTGTTGGAACAAGTATTTCAAAGCTAATTTTGTCTCCACTTTTGACTTCGCCTTTGATCAAGGCTTGAGCAATTTTTTCCTCCACAAGATCTGCAATAGCTCGATTCATCGGACGGGCACCAAAACGCTGATCTGAGCCTCGTTCAATTACAGTTTTAATCAAGTCTCCAGTGATCACAAGCTCGATGCCTTTTTCACGGAGCCTCTTGACCAAACCATTGAGCTGCAATTGTGCCACTTGAGAAAGCTGATCATTAGAAAGCGGATGAAATAAAATTGTGCCATCAAAACGGTTAAGGAGTTCGGGTTTAAAAATGCCTCGGGCAATAATTTCATTTATGATCTGATCCTTGTGAGACTGTAGATCCTTGAGCAGATTGATAATGAGATCGCTTCCAGCATTTGAGGTGGCAATGATTATGAGATTGCGAGCGTTTACTCGCGTGCCAGAAGTATCTGAGAAAAATCCTTCATCCAGGATTTGGAGAAAAAGATTGTGCACTTCAGTGGAAGCCTTTTCAAATTCGTCGAGAAGCAAAACGCCGTAGCGATGCTCGCGCAGTGAGGTGACGAGGGTGCCGCCACGCTCAGCATCTCCAATTAGTTTGACCAGGCCATCCACTCCGGCATATTCTGACATATCAAAACGAATCATCGGCGTCTGCTCTCCAAAAAAGACATCGCTCAGGGCTTTGGCTGTCTCAGTCTTACCTACACCAGTCGGACCAAGAAAAAGAAAGGAGCCCGTGGGACGATTTTCCTTGGTCAAACCGCTGCGAGCGCGACGCAAGGCTTGGCTGATCGCCTTGACCGCTTCATCCTGCCCTATGACTCTTTGATGAAGAATTGATTCTAGGTTTAGTAATTTATCTTTCTCAGCTGTATCAGATTGGCCTAGTTGGATACCAGTTTTTGACTCGACAAGAGAAAGGACATCAGACTTCAAGACAAGCTTAGCGCCAGTTGTTTTACTTTTTTTCCTGATCACCGGAGCAATTTCCGCTAAAAGATCATTTGTCTTATCTACAACTGAATCAGATGAAAAATAGCGTTCGGCGGATTCGAAAGCCGAACGGATAGCTTGGTAGGTAAACGTCACACCATACTCACTCTCGAGTCTGCTAGCCTGGTCCTCCGCCACATCGAGGATACTGGCCGAGTCCTTGGTGGCAATTCTGACCGTTTCAAAATGTTCAAGGATTTCTTTGTAGCCCTCAATCACATTGTAGTAGCTCGCTGTGTCAGCCAGAGCCACAGTCTGCAATGCACTTGAACGGAGGTAAGGCACTAAAAGAGGCGCCAATGAGACGCCAAGATTCTTAGCCGAAGCCAAAAAGCCAGCAAAATTATCGATGACAAAAATAATATTGCCTGCCTTAATGGCTTGGTTGAAAAGTCTGGTCAATTCATTTTCAAAGTCTACTGCAGAAGCCTGAGACTGGGCCAAACGGGCACTTTGGAAAACAAAAACTTTTTTATGCTCAATTGCTGGATGACTGTGCCCTTCGGTAATCACGGCTGATAGGCCTTTGACCACGGCCATTCTTCCTGCATCTGAGTCTCCCAAGACAAGGGCGTTGGCCGCTTGAGCACGGGACAAAGCTGACTCTAGGTTTTCAATTTCTTTTAGGTGTAAAAGGGCTATTCCTGACTGTTCAGTTTCTTCTACAAAATAGCCGTATTCCTCTAGCAAATTGGTCTGACCATACGCCCAATCCTTGCCCAACCCAGGGATCCTGGCAAAATGTTCTCTTGACCACCATCTTTCAGCGCTTATCTGCTGGGACCAAATTTTTTCTACCCAAGAGGCTGCGGCCACTGCATCTTGTTCATTGGCTTCAACTTTCCTGACAATATCGGCAAAAAAAGTATCTTGACGAAAAAGCAGCTGCACGTAGTCTGCCAGGTTTTTTATTTTAGGAAAAGCTTCATTTCCTTCGAGATCGTCCCATGTAAAAAGTTTTTCGACTTTTGAAAAATCAATCTGATTGTATGGCACACCCAATCGAGTCAAGACATGATAGCCGAAAAAAGAGAGGCTAAAATAAACTCCTGCATCATTGGAACGCCGCGTGAAAAGTTTTTCTGACTGCCCTATGGCATAATCAAGAGTAGCCGCCAATGGAAAAGAGATGACTTTTTCAGATCTTTGAGCCAGACGAACGTAGAGAGAATAAAAGAAGGCATCCAGAACATGCAAGATAATCATCGCTCCAACGAAAATACAGAGTATCCCCGCTAGCACAGAGACATCCTGAGGTTTTGTTCTGGCCACCACCAAAGTCAGGACCATCAGGGCCAAGGCTACCCACAAACTAAATCTTTTCAACTTGTGCCTGGTCTGATGGGTGACAAATTTTTCTAAATTCAAAACAGGCTTATATGGTCTGATCAGCTGGCTAGCTTGCGGATAGTTGTTCATGATTTTAATGTTGAAATATAAGATAGAAACCCACAAGGAAAAATAAAATGATTATGATGGGCAAAACAAGCCAGACCACAAAGCCTAGGACCGACAAGATAAAAGCCCCTAGAATAGCCACTAGACCAATGGCTATCATAAAAATACGGATCATGGCTCCCACCAAACGCATCATGCTTGTCACAAAAAAGGCTTCCAGAGATGCCACTAGATCAAAACCGCCCTTGTGGTGTTCTTCCAGCCTTTGCCAAGGCACAAAAAGGGTATTCGCCAGAAGGCCGATCGAGAAAAAATTATAAAAAAACCACAGACAGTTTAAAGAAAACTCGTAGACATCAGCCAAAGCTTTGCCGTAGTGCCACCTTATATAGTATATACCCGTCTGCAACATGCTTTTATTATACTACGGTTTCAGTTTTTTTGGGGTGGATGTAGAAGTGGTGGATGTTGCATTTTCGGTTCGATAAAAAACTTTATTTCCAAAACGCAAATCAATCGAACTAAAATATGCCAACGGGTGGCTCTGTAAAATAGTCTGGAGGGTATCAAGGCTAGTAGAAAACGGCTGACGATCGTTCATAATAATACTCAGACCATTGGCTGAGCTAAAAGTGTATGTACCCTCAGCATCAGCCTGCACTTTGGCGGTTTTAAAACCTAGAATATTGAGTGAGTCTATACTTGCCTGAATTTGTTTGAAAATATCTGGCGAAAGATAGTCACTCCCCAGCGCTTGGCTGGGATCAATGACACCTGTATAGACCACGTATGTGTCTCCGGAGAAATCTGGAGCTTCGGCAAAAACATAGCCGGTACCGTCCATAAAATAGCATGTAGAGCTAGCCATATCAGTACACCAAAGAGCGGCTGGCTTTCTCTCAATCACGTTGATACCCAGGCTTGTAGGAGACTCCCGAAAAACACTCACCGAAGAAAAACGAATAAACTGCTTCATCAAGGCAGTCTGGATGGCATCATGAGGATAGACTAGAATACTTTTTTTAGGAAAAAGAAAAAGGTATGAGCCGGCTAGCTGCGCATCGGCCACATTTTCTATATCGGCAGCCTCGACGACCTGATTGCCCTTTACGTCAATATTCTTAATAGTCAAAGCAGACAATCGCACCAGCACCATCACTCCGGTCAAAAGCAATATAAAAAAAATGGACACTAAAGAAATTCGGATGATCCGACGGCGTCTGCGGCGTCTGATCAATGCCGGTGACCGCAAAAATGTACGGTGAGATGTCTTCATTAAAATTGCTGCGCAAAATTATTGACCGATAAACTCTTTGCCGCCCATGTATGGACGCAAAACTGCCGGAATAACTATCGTCCCATCGGCTTGCTGATTATTTTCCACAATAGAAATAAGGACGCGGGGCGTAGCAATAGCGGTGTTGTTTAGGGAATGAGCAAACCTGAGCTTGCCATCTGCATCGCGATAGCGAATATTGAGACGTCTAGTCTGAAAATCATGGAAATACGATGAAGAGTGTGTCTCGCCATACTTATTTTCTGATGGAGTCCAAGCCTCAATGTCATATTTTTTGACTTGGCCGAGACCGAGATCGCCGCCGCAGTTGACCACCACATGATATGGAATCCCGAGGTACTGAAGAAATTCCTCAGCATTCTTTGTGAGCTCTTCATGGAGAGCGACCGACGTTTCGTGCGAGGCCTCACACAAGACTACCTGTTCAAGTTTAAAAAATTCGTGAACACGATAGAGACCTTTAGTCTGCTTGCCATGACTCCCCGCTTCACGTCGAAAGCAGGTAGAAAATGCCAGCATTTTTTTCGGAAAATCTTTAGCGTCCAAAACTTCGTCACTATAATATGACATCGTCGCGACCTCGCCCGTGCCAGCCAAATAATCTACATCCTGGGTTTTGTAGAGGTCATCTTCACCCTGAGGAATGTAGCCCGTCCCGAGCAAAGTTTCCCGTCTGACCAAAGACGGCACAACCATAGGTGAAAAACCTCTCTTGGTAAAAAAGTCCAGGGCTGCTTGCCAGACGGCCATCTCGAGCTGAGCGCCGGCATTTTTTAAAAAATAGCCTCGAAAACCAGCGACTTTGGCTCCGCGTTCCAGGTCAATCATATCGTGGGCCGTCATGAGATCAATATGATTTTTAGGTGTAAAACTGAAAGTCGGTATAGTCCCGAATGCCCGCACCTCAACATTTTCTGCATCACTCGCTCCTTCTGGCACGGAAATGTCCGGAATATTTGGCACCTGAACCATCAGTGACTGCCACTCTTTCATCACTTCTGCCAATTTATTGTCTTCTTCCTGAATATCTTTTTTCAGAAGTTGCATTTCTTCGATAAGAGGTTGGCGGGCTGCTGGGTCGGTAATAGCCTGAATTTGCTCACCCACTTTATTTTGCGCCGACTTCTTTGTTTCGACTGAAGCTACCATAGAGCGGCGAGTGTCGTCTAAAGAGATCAGGGACTCAACATCAAAATCTATGTGCTTCTTGCGAGCCCCTTCTTTTATCAAATCTTTATGTTCTCTTATGAATTTTATGTCTAGCATATGATACAAAGCAGTATACAAGATTTTTAATTATCTTGCCATAAATTAAACCAGTATACATATTATATGGAAAATCCTGACCTAGAAATCTTTCTGCTCACGCCAGAGCAGTTTCCCTCACTTTTAAGAGAAATAAATGACCCTCCTAAAAAACTTTGGTTGCTTGGACGACCCTTTTGGCTGGATGAAGACCCTGAAAAAATAAAATTTTTATGTGTCGTCGGTTCACGAAAATATTCTGAATATGGAAGACGGGCATGCGAAAGCCTCATTGCCGACCTGGCTGAATATTTTCCTGACAAAAGATGTCCTGTCGTGGTTGTTTCTGGTCTGGCTCTAGGGATCGATGCTGTTGCTCATCGGGCCGCGCTAAGTGCTGGCCTTCGGACTATTGCTTTTCCAGGCTCTGGACTTCAGAAAGATTTTATCTATCCGCCTAGTCATCGAAATCTGGCAAGAGAAATCATCGCGAGTGGTGGGGCGCTCCTTTCTGAAGAAGACCCGGATGCGTGTGCTGCGCCCTGGATGTTTCCAAAACGCAACCGCTTGATGGCCGGCATGTCTCATGCCGTTTTGATCGTCGAAGCTGAAAAAGGATCTGGCACGCTTATCACCTCGAGACGTGCGACGGACTACAATCGGGATGTGCTCACAATTCCTGGTTCTATTTTTTCCTCAAATTCCTATGGGCCCCACATGCTTATTCGCGACGGCGCAGTGCCCATCACTTGCAGTGAGGACATTTTAGAAGTATTTGGTCTTCTAAAGGATAGCGAGGCCGCCGAAAAAACAAACATCCCTGTGCAAGTGACCCTAGATTTGCCTGCCTCTGAAGAGCAAAAGATTGCAGATACTTTACAGATACCCCAAACAATAGATCAAATAATCCAACAAACAAATCTGCCTGCATACATAGTCAGAGCCACGCTTTCGCTTATGGAAATTAACGGCTTAATAAAAAAGGTGGCTGGCATTTTTTATAAGAAATAAAAATAAGCTATTTTTGTTTTTTTAAGTTTTATGCAATACTGGGCCCAATATGAAATTATTGATTGTGGAATCACCAGCTAAAGCCAAAACCATTTCTAAATATCTTGAAGATAAATACGTTGTAAAGGCGTCGGTTGGCCACGTGCGTGATTTGCCAAAAAGTAATAAAAAAGCCATTGATATCGCCGGCGGTTTTATTCCGCATTATGAGATCAGTGCTGGCAAAGAAAAAGTGGTGGACGAAATCCGCGCCTTGGCCAAAAAAGCTGACGAGATCATCTTGGCGACTGACCCCGACCGAGAAGGTGAAGCTATTGCCTGGCATATCAAGGAGGCCGTCGGTCTCAAAAATCCGAAACGAGTAGTTTTTTATGAAATTACTAAAGATGCCGTGCAAGAGGCCATCAAGCATCCGCGTGAAATCGATGACAATCTCAAACAAGCTCAAGAGGCTCGCCGCGTCCTCGACCGTCTTGTGGGCTATGATTTGTCGGGATTGATTTGGAAAAAAGTCCGCTATGGTCTTTCGGCCGGACGTGTCCAGTCCCCTGCTCTGCGTATTATTATGGAGCGTGAACGTGAAATCCGCGCTTTCAAGCCTGAGCAGTTTTGGGTGATCACCGCTGATTTAAAAAATAAAACAACCCTTACATACACTTGCGTTGAGGAACCTCGAATGCAAAATGAAACTGAACGCATCCTCTCTCTTGGAAAATCAGGTAAATGGCAGGTCACGGATGTATCCGCTACCGAAGTAAAACGCTCCCCGAAGGCTCCTTTCATCACCTCTACCCTCCAACAAGCCGCCAGTTCACGTCTTGGCTTTGCGCCTTCTCGCACCATGGGTATTGCCCAGAAGCTCTATGAAGCCGGGCTTATTACCTACATGCGTACTGATAGCACCAACCTGAGTCAGATGGCTCTGACTCAGATTTTTGGGATGGTAGAAAAAGAGTACGGCCAGGAATATCTCAGTCCTCGGACCTTTTCCGCAAAAAGTAAAAATGCCCAAGAGGCACATGAGGCCATTCGTCCGACTGATGCGAGCGTAAAAATTGCTGGTGCAAATGACGAGCAAGAGCGGCTATACCAGCTCATCTGGTCTCGGACTGTGGCCTCTCAAATGTCTGACGCTAAAACCTTG
It encodes:
- a CDS encoding DEAD/DEAH box helicase family protein, which encodes MKDKGKFKIFTGFKPAGDQPKAIESLVDGLKKGMRHQTLLGVTGSGKTFTAANVIAQINKPTLVIAHNKTLAAQLAQEYREFFPENAVHYFVSYYDYYQPEAYIAHSDTYIEKEAQINEEIDRLRHASTQALLTRKDVIIVASVSCIYGLGSPVEYEKVNVKLSRGMSLDRAELIRKLIGLYFTRTNADLTPSTFRALGNALEIMPVNERVIYKISFDGARIGKIIMIDPITRSITGDVEAFFLFPAKHFVTPEDERLRAVEDIKHELDTRLAELKKDGKIIEAERLKRRTNYDLALIREVGYCNGIENYSRHFSGK
- the tgt gene encoding tRNA guanosine(34) transglycosylase Tgt; the encoded protein is MQKQKRSDKPLTFNIEKKLAGTLGRAGTIDTPHGQIETPAFVTVGTKATVKALTPEQVSQLGAQVVLANTYHLYLQPGDPLIKKAGGLGKWMQWSGPTMTDSGGFQVFSLGAAYGKNISKITGKDVDIDETEKQLRRTPLLAEAPEELAPKIAVIDEMGVTFKSHIDGSMHYITPRRSIEIQHNIGADMIFAFDECTSPNEPFAYQREALDRTHRWARASLEYHKSQGNSSRQALFGIIQGGRFEDLRKESAKIIGEMKVGFGLPGEGEGFDGFGIGGSFAKEDMSTAVQWVNNILPEDKPRHLLGIGEPEDLFMAVENGCDLFDCVAPTRNARSGTLFTRQGKINMGNARFVEDFSPIDEGCQCYTCQHYTRAYISHLFRSKEMLAATLSSIHNLYFIINLVKKIRQSILDENFEEYKKSFLGEYTKNKI
- a CDS encoding FKBP-type peptidyl-prolyl cis-trans isomerase, which produces MKKLSTNEYIAIVVGIAVMAGLVFFITFTSRQTNPFTMNNQNPNQYLAASSTVADQNATSSAATDNRTVQSGDTIAVQYTGMLQDGTVFDSSIPRGQPFIFTVGAGQVIKGWDEGLIGMKVGDKRHLVLTPDQAYGAQGVTSGGKVIIPPNATLIFDVQVVGIK
- a CDS encoding AAA family ATPase, with protein sequence MNNYPQASQLIRPYKPVLNLEKFVTHQTRHKLKRFSLWVALALMVLTLVVARTKPQDVSVLAGILCIFVGAMIILHVLDAFFYSLYVRLAQRSEKVISFPLAATLDYAIGQSEKLFTRRSNDAGVYFSLSFFGYHVLTRLGVPYNQIDFSKVEKLFTWDDLEGNEAFPKIKNLADYVQLLFRQDTFFADIVRKVEANEQDAVAAASWVEKIWSQQISAERWWSREHFARIPGLGKDWAYGQTNLLEEYGYFVEETEQSGIALLHLKEIENLESALSRAQAANALVLGDSDAGRMAVVKGLSAVITEGHSHPAIEHKKVFVFQSARLAQSQASAVDFENELTRLFNQAIKAGNIIFVIDNFAGFLASAKNLGVSLAPLLVPYLRSSALQTVALADTASYYNVIEGYKEILEHFETVRIATKDSASILDVAEDQASRLESEYGVTFTYQAIRSAFESAERYFSSDSVVDKTNDLLAEIAPVIRKKSKTTGAKLVLKSDVLSLVESKTGIQLGQSDTAEKDKLLNLESILHQRVIGQDEAVKAISQALRRARSGLTKENRPTGSFLFLGPTGVGKTETAKALSDVFFGEQTPMIRFDMSEYAGVDGLVKLIGDAERGGTLVTSLREHRYGVLLLDEFEKASTEVHNLFLQILDEGFFSDTSGTRVNARNLIIIATSNAGSDLIINLLKDLQSHKDQIINEIIARGIFKPELLNRFDGTILFHPLSNDQLSQVAQLQLNGLVKRLREKGIELVITGDLIKTVIERGSDQRFGARPMNRAIADLVEEKIAQALIKGEVKSGDKISFEILVPTGELNIKKL
- a CDS encoding FtsQ-type POTRA domain-containing protein, yielding MVLVRLSALTIKNIDVKGNQVVEAADIENVADAQLAGSYLFLFPKKSILVYPHDAIQTALMKQFIRFSSVSVFRESPTSLGINVIERKPAALWCTDMASSTCYFMDGTGYVFAEAPDFSGDTYVVYTGVIDPSQALGSDYLSPDIFKQIQASIDSLNILGFKTAKVQADAEGTYTFSSANGLSIIMNDRQPFSTSLDTLQTILQSHPLAYFSSIDLRFGNKVFYRTENATSTTSTSTPKKLKP
- the serS gene encoding serine--tRNA ligase, with the protein product MLDIKFIREHKDLIKEGARKKHIDFDVESLISLDDTRRSMVASVETKKSAQNKVGEQIQAITDPAARQPLIEEMQLLKKDIQEEDNKLAEVMKEWQSLMVQVPNIPDISVPEGASDAENVEVRAFGTIPTFSFTPKNHIDLMTAHDMIDLERGAKVAGFRGYFLKNAGAQLEMAVWQAALDFFTKRGFSPMVVPSLVRRETLLGTGYIPQGEDDLYKTQDVDYLAGTGEVATMSYYSDEVLDAKDFPKKMLAFSTCFRREAGSHGKQTKGLYRVHEFFKLEQVVLCEASHETSVALHEELTKNAEEFLQYLGIPYHVVVNCGGDLGLGQVKKYDIEAWTPSENKYGETHSSSYFHDFQTRRLNIRYRDADGKLRFAHSLNNTAIATPRVLISIVENNQQADGTIVIPAVLRPYMGGKEFIGQ
- the dprA gene encoding DNA-processing protein DprA encodes the protein MENPDLEIFLLTPEQFPSLLREINDPPKKLWLLGRPFWLDEDPEKIKFLCVVGSRKYSEYGRRACESLIADLAEYFPDKRCPVVVVSGLALGIDAVAHRAALSAGLRTIAFPGSGLQKDFIYPPSHRNLAREIIASGGALLSEEDPDACAAPWMFPKRNRLMAGMSHAVLIVEAEKGSGTLITSRRATDYNRDVLTIPGSIFSSNSYGPHMLIRDGAVPITCSEDILEVFGLLKDSEAAEKTNIPVQVTLDLPASEEQKIADTLQIPQTIDQIIQQTNLPAYIVRATLSLMEINGLIKKVAGIFYKK